Within the Terriglobales bacterium genome, the region TCGCCGCGGGCGCGGGATTCGTCGGCGTCGCCTCCAGCAGGTCCAGGATGGCGCTGCCCGCTCCCAGCGTGACGACCTTGTAGCCCGCCTTCGCCGTGCCCTCGCTCTCGATGCTCAGCCCAAGGCCTTCCTTGTAGAACTTCACCATCTCGGGCAGGCGCTTGGTCACCAGCGCCACGTGGTCGAACCCTTTGTAGCTGATCACAGGCGTTAAGGGATACCACACTTGTCATTCCGAGCGAAGCGAGGAATCTGCTCTTGATGGCACCGCAGATTCCTCGGCGCTGCGCTCCTCGGAATGACAGCTGAAAGAGACTACTTCCAGATACTGCCGAGCGCGCGGCGGAAGTTGTCGCCCAGGATCAGTTCGATCGCGTCGTCGGAGTAATTGCGCCG harbors:
- a CDS encoding VOC family protein, which produces MISYKGFDHVALVTKRLPEMVKFYKEGLGLSIESEGTAKAGYKVVTLGAGSAILDLLEATPTNPAPAANLTETHFCLVAHGTSIYEVISALKRSGLTPLPAEVTTGAEGKSLSTFLRDPDGNLVEIKVY